TTTTCACAAAATCCAACCGCCCATCCTCCGACATAGGTTCAATAAGACCAGAATTTTTGCGTTAAAGTCATATTTCATCTTTTTTAATTATCGGAGCGAGTCCATTTTTGACACGCTACGTATATTCCATACCAGAAAATTAATTGGACTTAGCATTGGAACGAAGTGCATTCCTCTTTCGAGTTTCCCCTCCCATTGCATTTAAGTTTGGGAGCCTGGCCGTTTTTTCCATCCCCTGCTGGTGTCGCATTGATTCTGGAGCTGCATCTCCATTGACGTATTTGCTGTAGAATTCCTCCAACTTTGCTCCAGCTTGCCAACATGCTCCAAGCGATGCATCAACTGCACCTACATGGCGCGAAGATCTTGATACCGCAGCCTCTTCGTTGCCTCCCCATGCACTGGGCTAAGCAACACAGCTCCTTTCGGATTGTTGGCTCGCAGCTCCACCATCTCGTCACCCACTCCTTCAAGGACCTCAAATGGGTTACTGAGTTGAACCTGCGATGTCATGGGAACTTGGTCAGGCCACTTATACCCAGCATTCTCGAGCATCAACGCGTCCATTCCCTTGTATCTTCCTCCCTCACTCCAGTCGCCTCCATTGCCTCATTGAGCCCATCCTGCACTTGCACAGCTTCAGCCCCTGCACGTCCAGGCTTACCTCCCATAGCAGAATGTTGCATTTCCGCAACCCCAACCTGGACCAGCTCCTCAACCTGCTCGCCATCCATAGCCTCAATCTGCCCGTGGTCCACAAGTACTGGTGCCCTCTCCATCGCTGCCTCCGTTCCAGTCGCAAGTTGTTGGAGATCCCTCCTCTCCCCTACATCCTCCCCCCTCCCTTGTGGCTTTCCTTGATCTCCTGTTGGAGCCGAGACACTGTTCTGCGTCTGTTGTGGCTTTTTTACAGGTTTGAGTGCCGAAAACTTCGGAAAGCACTCCTGCTGGTCGTGGCCAAACCTCTCGCAGAAGGAGCAAAAGGCAGGCCACTTCTCGTATTCCATAGTCTACCAGAAACCGTAGTCCTAATCTCCTATCCACAAACATTTCACAGGTGCGTGGGCAATGTCAATCTCCACCAGCACTCTCACTACCGACGGCCTCCTCAAATCCCCCATAGCTGCATCAATCTTCAGCAGGCGTCCCAAGATAGATGCCAGTTTTGTGAGTGGGTTCCTTCCAAAGAAAGGTAATGGCAGGCCTGGAAAACTTACCCACACAGGATCAATCGACACTTCTTTGTTGGCTCTGAAATCCAGAGACCATTTGGAGATTGTCATGGGTGAGCTCTTGATGAACCACGTGCGGCGAACGAACAGTCTAGGATAATCCTCCTCCACTGTTGGCCTGATGAGGACATGGTTCGCATCCAACAAAGCCACCGCACACTCCCCCTTCAGCCCTAACGACGGGAAGAACTTCCTCACATCCTCCATAGGTGGTCTACTATATGTGAATCTGCCCACCAGTGCGTGCTGGAATGGACGTGCCAACTGCAAGATGTCCTTCTTCGTTATTCTGAGAGCCGGTTCTCCTTGAAACGTAGAGACAGTCCCTGGGTTAAAAGCCTCGTTGCTACTACTGGCTGAAACCACTGCTGCGAAGCTCTTCAGCCGCGGCGTCGCATCTCCCACAGCCCCATCTGGCGGCTGAAGGGCCGTCATGGCGGGTGACTGCCACAACCAAACCCTacctttcctttttttaggcCGTGAAACCCTAGTTCTCACAACAGCTGTTAAGTTTGTATTCTCACAGTTAATTTTTAATGCAATCTtcactacccaaatatttaattgttttactaaaaatccaaataaaaactATAAATCTAGCAAAAGTTATTAAACCTTCAAATATCATCctaaaattcactaaaaatctatccaaaaatcacattaaatcatatcaaagaaaaataacatgTTAAAGGGACAAGATTGATTAATTGTTTCAATTTTTGGGCTCTAGTAGCATTAAGCAACAATATAAGGGTCAAAGTGTAATTTCTGGAAATATTTCATGCAGCCTACGAGAAAGCATTTTTCTTTCTGCTGATTTCCTTTCTCTATGAATTCATGGGTTTATGGTGCCAATTTCCCTTTGCTAAACATAACTAGAGTCTCACCCAAACATCAAGCATTGATCTAGGCGGAAAAAAAACACAGAAATTCAACGTCCAAACATACAAATTTCAATCCCAAAAATGCAATCTTCTTCGCAGAGGCTCTCTTATCCTACGACATTTCATTCTGCTGCTATGAACGATAACAGCAGTAGTTTCTTGACGAACCCAACATCAAAATATCATTTCGTTTTATattaaaggaagaaatgcaaccCTTTTTCACAAAAATCAACTCAACACAAGATTCTACAGCCCAGGTTCAAATCTACGGAGACAGTGAGGTAATGAAAGAAGAATAATGGAAATCTTGACTCCTTGTTGCAAAGCCATTCTCATAATTTTAATCCCTTTTTGATCATATCAAAGGATCATCAAAATTGCGTCAAGTGACTGAAGCAAAACATCGAGTGCATAGCTAAGGTAATCACCAAATCAGTGCGATAGAAAGATGAACATAGTTATTGAATGTCGATAATCAACAAAACAACTCAACACCCGCATCTAATTAGCTTGAATCTTCACGAAAGTTACACAAAacgaagaaaaggaaaagcaaaaggtTACCTCAGAATGTGAAATACTCCAGGAGAGTTACGCTGATTCTTGGGATGGAATCAAGAAAATCTGTTGCGGCAGCCTCAGCAGTGACTAACTCGTTACTTTGAGACTAGATTCAGTTGTCCTGGAGCAGTTTTCTCCCAGTGATTCGTGAATAAAATCTCTTCTACTGTCTCCCCAGAAGGTGCAGAAACCAAAAGATCCTTCAAAAAAGCAAAAATCAAGGCAAAAATCTATCCCCGAAGTAGGCAATCCTGTCAGCTTGGATGGGTTTTTGGCAGGAGAAATTTCTGcacttttccttttcgtttctTGTTTACTCCTTCCAATCTTTCCCAgatttttcccctttctcctttccttttctctttccttttctctttccctcTTCCTTCCTCTATTTCTTCCTTctcttctccctttttcttgcttCCCAGAAaccttttttccttcctttttctagtttttcttttcccagttttctctcttgttttctttctgtTTCTCCCTCTTGCTCTCTACTGCCCAAAGCTTTTCTTGTTCTTCCCCTTGGTTCCAAATCTTCCTTCTCTGGTTTTCTCTCTCGCTCagcctctctctttctccttttcttttttgttcagCCCCCCAAGCCTTCCCCTtggtttttctcttctcttctcagCCTGTCACCTcttcctttcatttcctttcttagtttttccttttttcctcccCTTTGTCCCGTAGCtcctttccttgttttccttttcttttgtttgtttttttttaaattttcctaGGCTTCCAAGTGTCCTAGCCACTTGTCCTCTAGATATTGTGGtgtcaaaagaaaaatagagacaCTTGTCTCCTTTGCATGGCCTCCACCTATCAATTATGCATGTGTTCcacatattttcttttctttttcatttttgttttcccaAAACAAATTTAGGATAAATAACAAATGTTATATTCCCCCTTTTTTGATTTTACCTTGCAAAAATtcactttatttttattaaaaaaatgaattgaaaggATAAAAAGACTAGACATTTtgtaagaattttttttctgaaatatagtgcaaaaatgttttaaaaagaaaaaatgatgaacCTTAATGTACCAAAGTAAAAACAAACACTAATTACCATTTCACAAActtaatcaattaaaataaaataaaaacaagaataaataataataaaaaaaataaaaataaaagaataaagctaagattgaattaaataaaaataaaaattttggtgTTTACACTTCCCCCACTATGGATTCCAACATAGGTGTAGGATCAAAGTGATGTGAACTTCTCTTTGACCTGCAAAATGGTTAgtaaaaacaaaggaaagtttCCTTACAACACACCTCACCTGTATACACTCTAATAAGCTCACCAAGAAAATCTCTTGGTTGTTGATCTCCttacttgaagaaatcagaaattttttaaGTAGTTCAATGACTTATCCAACAATGCACAAGAAAGTGATGTAGATGAAATTGGTACACTCGAATTGAGATTTGAATACAAAAAGATCAGATCTGGATGACTCAAAAGTGCTAAAAATATGTTAGAAATTTGCAGATTTACTAACAAAAGAATGAGCCTAATGTGACTCGATGAAACTCTAAGGAATTTGGACAAGGATGGAATAGATTTGATGCTAATTTGGTGTGGTTTTGGACCAGATTTAACACAAAAAAGATTCCTGAAATATGGCTGGAAATCTACACCAAAAACCTGGTTTGACTTGGTGTTTAATTCAGCCAAAAAAAGACACAAGACAAAGAGGACTTGAATTAGGAAACCTATAACTCAAATTAAGAAATTATTGACTCTTTGTAAACCAAAACTAATTTGGACTATTGGACTCAATTAAAAACTGGAAATAACTGAAAAAATGACTCAAAACATGGACAAGATGTGGCTGGACACAATAGAATTAAGACACGACACGATGGTGGAAATATTAGAATCCTAAAAAACTTTCTGCCTGACCAAGTGTGGCTATAATTTGGAAGCTGGTTTGGTTATTTCTTGGGCTCACTTTTGGAAAGTAAGATGTGGTTGAAGAACTTTCCTAAGTGTATGTCTTATGCGGCTCAACACAAACTAGATTGCACAAAGAGTTGCGACTAGAATTTGGCAACACTCCAAGTCACAATGGGTTCCAACTTGCGATCTTCTACTTGCTATTGTCATCCGTTTccttatcttttctttcttgtttcttttttttttttttgtcacatgGATcagatttctttcttcctctcttttcttttcttgttcaaGCTGATCAAATCAAAATACAACAGCCACAAGTTGAACTTCCAAAAAGATGAACCAAGGTTCAAGATTTGGAAAGTTAGTTTCCAGAATTTCAAGAACCCAAATAACAACCCAATAACTTCAAGAATTGTTGGAAATTGTTTAAGTAAGTCCAAGACACTCAAGATTCTTGCCAAGAATTTCAAGCACTTTCAAGATATCAAAGCAACCAGCCACGGATGACTTCATGGACAAAAACTTCAGCCACAAATTGTTCAAGGTAACGAccagaaaaatatattttttttgactctaaatcaacacacAACTTCAAGAATGAAAGAAACAAGACTAAAGAACAACAAGAGACAAACATAAggtatgaaattttttttctcgGATGAACAGCACTGCTATAGTGACCGTGAACAGTATCGATGAACAATCTCCTTTGTTTTTTGGTTCTAttaaaacacaaacaaagaTGACTCAACAGGAAACAAGAATTGAACAAACGATAATAAAGGTGATCACATGAGATTCAAACCCTAGAAcaataaacagaatttttttcttttttcttttttttttttttttaattgggtaGGAGGTAGAAGAACAaagaggaaaacagaaaaagaaaaggatgttaacctgaatcaagagccaaaactctgataccaactaatGCAAACTCGATCCAGCAAGAACTTGTTTTAAAGAACCAAATCAATCAGGCAGCGAAAAGATCTttcttgatcaggttatggaCACAAAAGGATGGATTCTAATCAGTCTCGAGCGGTCCTTGATTGTTTAGAATCCATCCTTTTGTGTCCATAACTTGATCAAGAAAGATCCTTTTGCTACCTAATCAtcttggttcttcaagacaggttcttaCTAGATCGAGTTCGCATCACATTGCCCTTTAATGATCGAACGAATTGTTTGGCTAAGAGGTCGCCATATGTTCCAACATTGTTGCAAGTTTCGATGAAATGGGCTACATGTTTCTTTGGATTGCCTTTTCTATCGAATTATTGAAATTTAGACGGTTGATATCTAGTAGGCATCACATGGTTGTCAATCCTTACAGTACAAGGTTTGGAGTAAGTGAAACTTGACCTCGagccattcttttttttttactttgattACATCTTCATCAAACTCCTTTAGAATTGTTCCTTTAGTGGTGAGGTATACTTCCTTCATTTTATCTTTGCCTTTGGATGAGGAAGTCTCACATTGCCcataacagaatttgacggtcaaaacaggtctgagtatttcgtttatagctcaggatatattaatccgtttaacctgaaaatttacaggactatctaggacttaaggggctacaacaatttagaaggccactcagtccaaatcctagcacaactagatcaaatatgcaaaatacgaaaccagaattacaaaaacaggtttgcaaatcacataatgctgtaatgagtccaactcagtctatacaagtccaaatgcattgattccaaaggcatatggtagctaaaacattcctctatatttcatcagaagacaccaacatccaaatccaaagtaattccagtcaaaatagccaaatacaaacgcagttctgccatcctgatcaacccagaacagccacagtaaaatcgacatatctcactctacactaatccaaatcacctgaaaatttacaggcacctcaaacacatcaatacctacaactttcatgttttaagaaaaatccaattcggccgctaaccctatgatccaaaatcggacagaataaggggtgataaaaccctaactttccacaattcaatccaaacccaaaattgattgcaattatcactaattcacacctactagagtcattccccctcattatcaaccatcatagatgaccacaacatcacattcatattaaaccagaaaattcctcaaaaatataaaaacttcaccaaatcacttcaaatcaagaaataaatcacaaatatcatcactttagccactactaagcataacttaagcatcattaggtgtaggagtatgttcaatcatcacttacctagtatacaagagaagaggagttgtagaccaccttagctcttccaaacaaacccacaaaacaactcacaaccaccacttgaaggtgttttatggagcaaaatcaaggttggatggttggttttgatgatttgggacaagattgaagtgtttcttccttgtgcttggagtaagagagagagaaagagaagaagagagggccggctcttATGGAggaattttttataatttttgggtcaaatttttgagatatttaagcaaaatggtaaaagtatgaatagtaagtcaaattgtaagagttaatcttatggtgacacttgtcaccttatttaatgcattcttatctttctttttcctctcccatcaatcaaatcccactctctacttatctcttaatacccgataaatttcacacagtatccgaaacttaaccttattggccgaatttttccgaacttttcgcactactgggtcccacgtccaatatatattcttaatttttcaaaaactctccaatactagaaaaatcatctaaaaactataactgctcataaaacccaccaagaaaatattcctaagccagaaaacgcagaaaacatgccattaaagggtttaaccctaggaaaatttattagggttttacgggttctcacactctctcccacttaggacaatttcgtcctcgaaattaattcgttggtcaaagcgtaccttcaaaacctgccgaagggtcaatcgcctcctgttgacccattgcataccctcttgctggccctttaggtcgattgtcccctgcatttgacggtttagttgtggtcccttcagtcggtggcttaaatccttcctttttcatcttaggacaccgggCAATCAGGTGTTCGGTGCTTTATTTATCTTAGGACACCGGCCTATCCGTACCTTTATTTATCTTGgcaggtggctcgtttcgcgagcttTGTCCGACCATGGAATCATTTGAGCTAGGTTGCCTTCTTTTCCGATCgtggaaggctttaacctgtcctctggcagtctcaatccgctgagctttttctagcgcttggctaaacgtGTTCAACTGAGCAGCTGTTAGcgattcctggatttccacatttaaaccttgaacgaatcgacggattagtttctgctccgttaacaccagctctggggcaaagcgagaaagtttagtgaactgagtttcgtactccgccacgctagatgcaccttgacgcaggcggataaaatcatcttcccgtttctcttgcacgATGGGCGACaaatacttctcattaaattctcgggtaaaattgatccaggtccagggggtttgttcgcgctcccacttagttttaatcacgttccaccaggctcgagcggctcCTTCGAACTGGAacacagcaaaagatatctgccgctcctccgaatacctaagtgcggcaaatatatcgagcatacggtccatccagatttctgctaaatcaggattaggtcctcctatgaacttaggaggtgcaaacttttggaaccgttctaaggcacggtcctcgccctcatgattatgtcccggattatgtccaggattcCCAGTACTACTTCCTTGACCTTGAGGATTTGCCATGCGTTCTAACAGATCggccatccgctggatggctgtagctatttggtctggctcttgttcatgatccatttcagggcctcgtcctcgccctctacctccacctcgagtaccggaggccatctagtgtacaagtctataattcggaacaatacgtatacttattatccagactatgagcaaaagaagagacacaaaacttacgcacaaaaggcacacaaaagataagttcaacattccattcaaatatatacacgtatttacaaagtcacaccaaaagatttacacattactcgacctccagtcggtacaaaacccaatatacacgagcactccggctccaaaaatctagtcagTCGGCCAAGCAACAAAAGGAATTAGCCGAATTAGTTCTGACAAAAGTCATGCactagctaaacaaaagtacaaaagcgaccctatgcatctcccctagggcccaggttcccaacggaacctaacgtatCCACCTCATCCATCATCTCCAGACCGGTGGCTCGTGGCGGAGCCTCTGCAGCTAAATCTAGTAAGAGCTCGCAGTCAAcaaacatactccgagccctgtccctcagctgcctcttcatagcgaagaagtgctggtgtgtgtcctggagctgacggtgcaaagcatccgtcctctccctctcctctcggagactCCGCTCCAAGTGCCTAATGCATGACGCCCGCCCCTGGCCAACCTCTCTGGCCTCCTCCAGCTGCGCTCTCAAAGTGTCGACTGTCCTGTCTAGGTGATAACGCTCGTCATCCAATGACAGGACGACCTCGTCAGGATAGCCAAAGGTATACCAACACGCACAGGGTCGGTGCGACGCCTGACTAAACGGGAAATACGTGATGTAGGACTCCCCAAGTCTCCTCCGATATCGGATCGCACGCTTACGCCACACTCGGTCCTCCGGCCCCCCGCCGCTGGGTCCAGCACCACTAGAACCGCtcggatacatacctacaaaacatcaATTCGTCAGTTCAccagcatttcagcttaaactataccattcaacttaaaagaatcaaatatgCCTAATGTCTATCACGTAcgtcccacttgcccaagtcctctaacctaggcgctctg
The Coffea arabica cultivar ET-39 chromosome 6c, Coffea Arabica ET-39 HiFi, whole genome shotgun sequence genome window above contains:
- the LOC140008603 gene encoding uncharacterized protein; translated protein: MEYEKWPAFCSFCERFGHDQQECFPKFSALKPVKKPQQTQNSVSAPTGDQGKPQGRGEDVGERRDLQQLATGTEAAMERAPVLVDHGQIEAMDGEQVEELVQVGVAEMQHSAMGGKPGRAGAEAVQVQDGLNEAMEATGVREEDTREWTR